From the Desulfosarcina sp. BuS5 genome, one window contains:
- a CDS encoding PTS sugar transporter subunit IIA, whose protein sequence is MKLTIYEVAKSLNLPMNTIERWIRQGKIPIQKSGSIYIISEAVIKKWADSHNLSFFLSKKEDNQDKNLVPGNLLPAMQRGSILYGIKGQTVEEVLKDATDNIHDSLIKNKEELFVTLIERESLASTAIGNGVAIPHPRTPLSELRKNSAIITCFLEKPVDFEAIDNKPVFIMFMLLSISVKTHLHLLSRLSFCVRNKLFIEFLKTSPAPDAFYAKISDYEEELDLAGNF, encoded by the coding sequence ATGAAACTAACTATATACGAAGTTGCCAAAAGTCTGAACCTGCCAATGAACACCATAGAACGGTGGATCAGACAGGGCAAAATTCCCATCCAAAAAAGTGGTAGTATTTATATTATAAGCGAAGCTGTAATAAAAAAATGGGCTGACAGCCATAACCTGTCATTTTTTTTATCAAAAAAAGAGGATAATCAAGATAAAAATCTCGTGCCGGGAAATTTACTGCCTGCAATGCAGCGTGGATCCATACTATATGGTATTAAGGGACAAACTGTTGAAGAAGTACTTAAAGATGCAACAGATAATATACATGATTCGTTAATAAAAAATAAAGAAGAACTATTTGTAACATTGATTGAACGAGAGTCCCTTGCTTCAACAGCCATTGGAAATGGGGTTGCCATTCCACATCCACGCACTCCATTATCAGAACTGCGGAAAAATTCCGCAATAATAACCTGTTTTCTTGAAAAACCTGTAGACTTTGAAGCAATAGATAATAAACCTGTTTTTATAATGTTCATGCTTTTAAGTATATCAGTTAAAACACACCTTCATCTTCTTTCACGATTATCTTTTTGTGTTCGCAATAAGCTGTTTATAGAATTTCTGAAAACATCTCCTGCTCCGGATGCATTTTACGCAAAAATATCTGATTATGAGGAAGAACTCGACCTGGCCGGCAATTTTTAA
- a CDS encoding 4Fe-4S binding protein, with the protein MQTKKSFTLINYEICSPKECNPDEIFCGAVLECSHKIIKQIDGVFEPPILFQDMCMGCWDCIEACQLDAIQIKHIS; encoded by the coding sequence ATGCAGACAAAAAAGTCATTTACTTTAATAAATTATGAAATATGCAGTCCAAAAGAATGTAATCCTGATGAGATTTTTTGTGGAGCAGTGTTGGAATGTTCACATAAAATTATCAAACAGATAGACGGAGTTTTTGAACCGCCAATTTTATTTCAGGATATGTGCATGGGGTGCTGGGACTGTATTGAGGCCTGTCAATTAGATGCTATTCAAATTAAACATATTAGTTAG
- a CDS encoding IS1 family transposase, with the protein MQNTANTALTLFCPRKSCKCYQSTENKITKDGVYITKSDFEPRQMFYCNGGKHRFSETGYSDLFGKHGSFKEYEQTAKLNSYGLGTDAIADVLQKDRRTIEQRQKTIGQKGQQFHLFLCFTIGLTIIFLQMDELWSYLKNKSQQLWVFIALESTTKFWIGFELGSRTTYTANRLVKGIKKLGKWGKDNILKVATDKLAAYKNALENIMSEIPYAYLQLEISHYSPNTL; encoded by the coding sequence ATGCAAAATACAGCAAATACAGCCCTAACACTTTTTTGTCCCAGGAAAAGCTGCAAATGTTATCAATCAACCGAGAACAAAATCACCAAGGATGGAGTTTACATAACAAAATCCGATTTTGAGCCAAGACAAATGTTTTACTGCAATGGTGGCAAACATAGATTCTCAGAAACAGGATATTCCGATCTTTTTGGAAAGCATGGCAGTTTTAAAGAATATGAGCAAACGGCAAAGCTAAACTCTTACGGCCTTGGCACTGATGCAATTGCCGATGTACTTCAAAAAGATCGAAGGACAATTGAACAACGGCAAAAAACTATTGGGCAAAAAGGCCAGCAATTTCACCTATTTCTTTGTTTTACTATCGGACTTACCATTATATTTCTCCAGATGGATGAACTATGGTCTTACCTTAAAAATAAAAGTCAACAATTATGGGTTTTTATCGCTCTTGAATCCACAACAAAATTCTGGATCGGTTTCGAGTTGGGTTCAAGAACAACTTACACTGCAAACCGTTTAGTAAAGGGCATTAAAAAGTTGGGCAAATGGGGAAAAGATAATATATTAAAGGTCGCTACAGATAAATTAGCGGCTTACAAAAATGCGCTCGAAAACATTATGTCTGAAATTCCTTATGCTTACCTGCAACTGGAGATATCTCATTACAGTCCCAATACCTTGTAA
- a CDS encoding DUF3141 domain-containing protein has translation MLINSWSKRISDWSEYCQDAAQRSVLFMDIIRKRGNVYLEHLQKGQPPVLVFDYDIVLDGRTFERPVNYALVRILSRRDESKADRRQSPKPPVAGQPNHRDKRKPRRHRTSVATEAPEAISRPVIIFDPRAGHGPGIGGSKADSQIGMAMDAGHPVYFLIFFTSPMPGQTLTDVRNAQIQFVEEVRRLHPDAPQPAIIGNCQGGWAAALVGVKRPDLVGPMVFNGSPLSYWAGVEGVSPIRYMGGLLGGVWITSLLSDLGDGIFDGAHLVANFENLNPANTLWTKQYHLYANVDTEEQRYLDFEKWWGGFFLMTKAEIHQIVDGLFIGNRLERGEFQLEGNRAVDLKKNTNPVVVFTSFGDNITPPQQALNWIIKTYGYVDEIKRRGQVIVYVIHSSIGHLGIFVSAKIARKQHKSIIASFDLLYKLEPGLYEMRIEEDPNQYGEYHFQYEEKTMGDIMAFDDGLEDEETFMSVRQMSEATDLVYHTTVSPWIRMVTTPVTAEALRQLHPLRISRYLFSDLNPWMWPVQFWADQIKEKRAYETLADEDNMFVSWEKNMSRMIIDGLDNFRVIRDNWGELMFKTIYGAKWGHPLKVKSRKKTPLLSKKYCFFL, from the coding sequence ATGCTCATAAATAGTTGGTCCAAAAGGATCTCTGACTGGTCCGAATATTGTCAGGACGCCGCTCAACGGTCAGTACTCTTCATGGATATTATTCGCAAACGCGGTAACGTTTACCTGGAGCACCTGCAGAAAGGCCAGCCACCGGTGCTGGTATTCGATTACGACATAGTTTTGGATGGACGGACGTTTGAACGGCCGGTCAACTATGCCCTGGTGCGCATTTTAAGTCGACGCGACGAGAGCAAAGCAGACAGACGCCAATCCCCGAAGCCCCCCGTAGCAGGCCAACCAAATCACAGGGACAAAAGAAAGCCACGGCGTCACCGGACAAGTGTCGCAACCGAAGCTCCGGAAGCCATTAGCCGCCCTGTCATCATCTTCGATCCCCGGGCTGGACACGGTCCCGGTATCGGCGGCTCAAAAGCTGATTCACAAATCGGCATGGCCATGGATGCCGGCCATCCAGTCTATTTTTTGATCTTTTTCACGTCGCCTATGCCCGGCCAGACGCTGACGGATGTACGCAATGCTCAGATCCAATTTGTTGAAGAGGTTCGCCGTCTGCATCCCGATGCGCCCCAACCAGCTATCATCGGCAATTGTCAGGGGGGATGGGCAGCAGCCCTGGTCGGCGTGAAGCGGCCGGATCTGGTGGGCCCAATGGTATTTAACGGCTCTCCTCTCTCCTATTGGGCCGGTGTGGAAGGCGTCAGTCCAATACGCTATATGGGTGGATTGCTGGGCGGCGTATGGATAACGTCTCTGCTCAGCGACCTGGGTGACGGCATTTTCGACGGTGCCCACCTGGTGGCCAATTTCGAGAATCTCAATCCAGCCAACACCCTGTGGACCAAACAATACCACCTCTACGCCAATGTGGACACCGAGGAACAACGCTATCTCGATTTTGAGAAATGGTGGGGCGGTTTTTTTCTCATGACCAAAGCGGAAATTCATCAGATCGTCGACGGTCTTTTCATCGGCAACCGATTGGAGCGGGGAGAATTCCAACTCGAAGGCAATCGGGCAGTCGATCTCAAGAAAAACACCAATCCAGTAGTGGTTTTCACTTCCTTCGGTGATAACATCACACCTCCCCAGCAAGCCCTCAACTGGATTATCAAAACTTATGGATACGTCGATGAAATAAAACGACGCGGCCAGGTTATAGTGTATGTCATCCATTCAAGCATCGGCCACTTAGGAATTTTTGTTTCCGCCAAAATTGCCCGCAAACAGCATAAGAGCATTATCGCCAGTTTTGACTTGCTCTACAAACTGGAGCCCGGTCTTTACGAAATGCGAATCGAGGAGGACCCAAACCAGTATGGAGAATATCATTTTCAATATGAGGAAAAAACCATGGGTGATATTATGGCTTTTGACGATGGCTTAGAGGATGAGGAAACCTTCATGTCAGTCAGGCAAATGTCCGAGGCCACGGATCTGGTTTATCATACGACGGTCTCACCCTGGATCAGGATGGTCACCACGCCGGTTACCGCCGAAGCGCTTCGCCAGCTTCATCCCTTGAGGATCTCCCGCTACCTCTTCTCCGACCTCAATCCTTGGATGTGGCCGGTCCAGTTCTGGGCCGATCAAATCAAAGAAAAGAGGGCCTATGAAACGCTGGCCGACGAAGATAATATGTTTGTCAGTTGGGAGAAAAACATGTCGAGAATGATAATCGATGGGCTGGACAATTTCCGGGTCATCCGCGATAACTGGGGGGAATTGATGTTCAAAACGATTTATGGAGCAAAATGGGGTCACCCATTAAAGGTTAAGTCAAGAAAAAAAACACCTCTCCTGTCAAAAAAATATTGTTTTTTTTTGTAA
- a CDS encoding type II toxin-antitoxin system RelE/ParE family toxin, with product MIKNFRDNWLRKFFVEDIQAKKIPADIRSRLFRKLQLLDDATNDADLRSPPSNHFEKLSGKLKDKCSIRVNDQWRLIFTWDDEHGEANDIYIDDHSYK from the coding sequence ATGATTAAGAATTTTCGTGATAATTGGCTACGAAAGTTTTTCGTGGAGGACATTCAGGCAAAAAAAATACCCGCTGATATTCGTTCACGATTGTTTAGGAAATTACAACTGTTGGATGATGCAACGAATGATGCTGACTTGAGAAGTCCACCCAGCAATCATTTTGAAAAATTATCTGGCAAATTAAAAGATAAATGCTCCATACGTGTCAATGACCAATGGCGTTTAATTTTTACTTGGGATGATGAACACGGGGAGGCGAATGACATTTATATTGATGATCATTCATATAAATGA
- a CDS encoding HigA family addiction module antitoxin — protein sequence MIITKRKPVSVGEMINEEFIAPLGITQGQLSSAMGVSRRTVNELCTGKRSITVDTALMLAKVFGNTANFWLNLQQRNDIWAALHSPKRMEKIERVSPIREAIA from the coding sequence ATGATTATAACTAAACGTAAACCCGTCAGTGTCGGTGAAATGATTAATGAAGAATTTATTGCACCTTTGGGAATTACTCAGGGGCAACTATCTTCTGCAATGGGCGTCAGTCGAAGAACTGTAAATGAACTTTGCACTGGTAAGAGATCTATAACCGTTGATACTGCTTTAATGTTAGCTAAAGTATTTGGAAATACAGCGAATTTTTGGCTTAATTTACAGCAACGAAATGATATATGGGCTGCACTACATTCCCCGAAGCGAATGGAAAAAATTGAGCGTGTTAGTCCAATTCGTGAAGCAATTGCATAG
- a CDS encoding Txe/YoeB family addiction module toxin, with product MIISFGRTPIKKVLRRINTLIKEMKRNPFEGVGKPEPLKHALSGYWSRRITDDTGSFIKYLKMQFISPSCATTTDHFL from the coding sequence ATGATTATCTCTTTTGGCAGAACACCGATAAAAAAAGTTCTTCGTCGTATCAATACCCTCATCAAAGAAATGAAACGAAATCCATTTGAGGGTGTTGGGAAACCTGAACCGCTTAAACATGCTCTTTCCGGCTACTGGTCTCGACGAATCACTGATGACACAGGTTCGTTTATAAAGTATCTGAAAATGCAATTCATATCGCCCAGTTGCGCTACCACTACTGATCATTTCCTTTAG
- a CDS encoding type II toxin-antitoxin system Phd/YefM family antitoxin, whose amino-acid sequence MSLEDYEALEETAYLLRSPKNTRRLIESIAQLENGKGTEKELLE is encoded by the coding sequence ATGTCACTTGAGGACTATGAAGCCCTTGAAGAAACGGCTTATCTCTTAAGGTCACCAAAAAACACCAGGCGTTTGATTGAATCTATCGCCCAACTTGAAAACGGCAAAGGGACCGAAAAGGAACTTTTAGAGTGA
- a CDS encoding 4Fe-4S binding protein: MAIFGLILFMSLKCGRLYCNTICPVGTFLGFLSRYSLFKIKLNPSECITSARHVKKYAKPVVLICIMKGLIFQGVWPVTIKYALDNTIFICTTICTGGALWKL, from the coding sequence ATGGCAATTTTCGGACTCATCTTATTTATGAGCCTGAAATGCGGCAGATTGTATTGCAATACCATTTGTCCGGTGGGGACGTTTTTAGGTTTTTTATCCAGGTATTCGCTATTTAAAATAAAATTAAATCCGTCAGAGTGTATCACAAGTGCAAGGCATGTGAAAAAGTATGCAAAGCCAGTTGTATTGATTTGCATAATGAAAGGATTGATTTTTCAAGGTGTGTGGCCTGTTACAATAAAATATGCGCTTGACAACACCATTTTTATATGTACAACAATCTGTACAGGGGGTGCTTTATGGAAGCTATAA
- a CDS encoding TolC family protein, protein MRIKRKYNLNRLHLGPVILFLFFCIPCHCFPENIEQAWQTAMQSNHSLMATYQDINAASYSLKAARAARMPNLNLGSGYTIREYQQSLIINSQEMPPDLMGAQLPVMEDKSLSYQAVMELPIYTGGMITNGVNATKSSLKAARNNQASMVQNLKMKVAEAYVSVLRSFSDVAVAESHVKNLFSHAEDVENKFTQGFVAANDLLAAKVSLADARQHELQAMNRLDIAKAGYNRLLVRPLEQKVELDDLKSDRPAESLADLTVKALQQRSELKSIDKQIEALRHKAAMERASCRPYIGISGGYNFNENEYHAEEGAWSAMFGVKWKIFDGGIARNRSSALKCKAAALLEHYAELKTIIALQVRKVWLDVEESRERANVTEAALSQAEENLRVAKDRYQEGLSTNTEVLDAETLRTKSHSNYDNAVYDFVLATLRLKRAVGNL, encoded by the coding sequence ATGCGAATAAAGAGGAAATATAATTTGAACCGATTACACCTTGGGCCTGTTATACTATTTTTGTTTTTTTGCATACCCTGCCATTGTTTCCCTGAAAATATAGAGCAAGCATGGCAAACGGCGATGCAATCAAATCACAGCCTGATGGCCACATACCAAGATATAAACGCAGCTTCCTATTCTCTAAAGGCCGCCAGGGCGGCTCGCATGCCGAATCTCAACCTTGGGAGTGGTTATACTATTCGGGAATATCAACAATCCCTTATAATAAACAGTCAAGAGATGCCACCGGATCTTATGGGTGCTCAACTGCCTGTCATGGAGGATAAAAGCCTTTCGTATCAGGCTGTAATGGAACTTCCCATTTACACTGGCGGTATGATAACAAATGGTGTAAATGCCACTAAATCATCTCTTAAAGCAGCCCGTAATAATCAAGCCAGTATGGTGCAAAATCTTAAAATGAAGGTTGCCGAAGCCTATGTTTCAGTTTTAAGGTCTTTCAGCGACGTTGCCGTAGCTGAAAGTCATGTAAAAAATCTTTTCTCACATGCCGAAGATGTAGAGAATAAATTTACCCAGGGATTTGTCGCGGCTAACGACTTGCTGGCTGCAAAAGTTTCACTGGCCGATGCAAGGCAGCATGAGCTACAGGCCATGAACCGCCTCGATATAGCTAAAGCAGGATATAACAGGCTGCTTGTTCGTCCTCTTGAGCAAAAGGTGGAGCTGGATGATTTGAAATCGGACAGACCCGCGGAGAGTCTTGCTGATCTTACTGTAAAAGCACTGCAACAGCGTTCGGAATTAAAAAGTATTGATAAACAGATAGAGGCACTGCGACACAAGGCGGCTATGGAACGTGCATCATGCCGGCCATATATAGGAATCAGCGGGGGATACAATTTTAATGAAAATGAATACCATGCCGAGGAAGGGGCCTGGTCAGCCATGTTTGGTGTTAAATGGAAGATTTTTGATGGAGGCATCGCCAGGAACCGTAGCAGCGCTTTAAAATGTAAAGCAGCAGCCTTGCTTGAACACTATGCGGAATTAAAAACAATCATCGCCTTGCAGGTGCGCAAGGTATGGCTTGATGTGGAGGAGAGCCGCGAACGTGCAAATGTTACGGAAGCGGCGCTCTCCCAAGCCGAAGAGAATCTCAGGGTCGCCAAAGACAGATATCAGGAAGGCTTGTCGACCAACACTGAAGTCCTTGATGCAGAGACCCTGCGAACCAAAAGTCATAGTAATTATGATAATGCTGTTTACGATTTTGTCCTTGCCACCCTGCGTTTAAAGCGAGCAGTGGGGAACTTGTAG
- a CDS encoding efflux RND transporter permease subunit, whose translation MNNRLNIAGRIAETFVVSKLTILFVIACILIGAFALKFTPREENPQIIVPGADVFVTMPGASAKEVEELVVTPLEGILSEIPGVDHTYGMAMNSFGMVTVQFDVGEDKEDSLVKLYDKVFWSRSRLPKDASDPVVKSLDVDDVPIVTLTLSSEEYDDYALKRLADRIMERLRSIEEVSLTYIKGGADREIRVELDPERLQAFGVTLDQIRSMLLSGNLAGPMGSTVKNGKNRSIFMDGFFTSVNEVARLVVGIYEGRPIYLEDVADVIDGPPREREILSRFAFGPADNRFGKSRDIEMAAVTLAVSKKPNTNAVTVARDIVERVERMRKNLVPEGINLVVTRNDGDKANAAVNLLIEHLGIAIFSVFLIIAFFLGIKEAILISTMIPLVLGLTFGVNFLCGPTINRLTLFGLLLSMGMLVDGAIVVVENIHRHYENIHSGDRRLSAVLATNEIGNPTILATIAIMLVMWSLMVVTGMIGRYFYPIAFTVPVAMFISLLMAYIVIPWASNRWLAPKAKHKKDDSRNVLQDTYKRFLMLILDRPKRYISLFIVVILLITFSIFQSVWQFVRPQGPGGALSTGAVSLIFLPKDDKNTFNITIDMPEYTPVEVTDRLSREIGELLRTNKYIMNYQTYIGMSGVVDFTGLFRGTGNKKGPHIAEIRVNLINKIKRHKTSIKIVRDLRPLIENLQKKYPESVVQLVEDPAGPPVKAMVLAEIYGSDSDVLRKLAGQVKEEFRKTYDIVEVHDSEIEDVPQYRVVIDKEKSALSGINTAQVGNALRRLIDGELLGRVHMSGEKNLVPIKLHVPRKYQVDPVLLAKIFLTNKDGKMIPLSELTKVIISRRDRPIFHKDNEQVVYVGAELAGTAPVYAVLDLDKRLDRLEIENGSRLSTANLRLQSVVPDTIDGYKLLWDGEIRLTLDMFRDLSAALAVALLFIYLLLVGYYKSFTLPIVAMAAVPLGIAGIFPGHWLMGQQFTGASMIGAIALAGVVVRNSLLLIDFVIDYLKMGLPLHDAVCEACAIRLRPIFLTALAVVLGIAIMLTDPVFGGLAITLIFGTIASTILTIATIPVLIYLLFKTKSFKDYANKEEI comes from the coding sequence ATGAATAATCGACTGAATATAGCCGGCCGGATTGCTGAAACCTTTGTTGTCTCCAAGCTTACCATTTTATTTGTAATTGCCTGCATCCTTATCGGAGCCTTTGCGCTTAAATTTACTCCAAGGGAAGAAAATCCTCAAATAATCGTGCCCGGCGCAGATGTTTTTGTGACAATGCCTGGGGCATCAGCAAAAGAGGTAGAAGAACTGGTAGTAACTCCCCTGGAAGGTATTCTGAGCGAAATACCCGGAGTTGATCATACCTATGGTATGGCCATGAATTCCTTTGGAATGGTTACCGTACAGTTTGATGTGGGTGAGGATAAGGAGGACTCCCTGGTCAAACTTTACGATAAAGTATTCTGGAGCAGGTCCCGTCTTCCAAAGGATGCAAGCGATCCGGTTGTAAAGAGTTTAGATGTTGATGATGTGCCGATAGTTACGCTTACCCTGTCATCGGAAGAATATGATGATTATGCTCTCAAGCGTCTGGCTGACCGCATAATGGAGCGTCTGCGCAGTATAGAAGAGGTCTCCCTTACATATATCAAGGGCGGGGCTGACCGGGAAATCCGGGTGGAGCTGGATCCGGAACGTTTGCAGGCCTTCGGCGTTACCCTGGATCAGATTAGAAGCATGCTCCTGTCCGGTAATCTTGCCGGGCCTATGGGGTCCACGGTAAAGAATGGTAAAAATCGTTCAATATTCATGGACGGATTCTTTACGTCTGTGAATGAGGTTGCCCGTCTTGTTGTCGGGATTTATGAGGGACGTCCCATATACCTGGAAGATGTGGCCGATGTAATTGACGGGCCGCCCAGGGAACGGGAGATCCTTTCGAGGTTTGCATTCGGTCCGGCCGATAACAGATTCGGCAAAAGCCGGGATATTGAAATGGCTGCCGTAACCCTGGCGGTTTCAAAAAAGCCAAATACAAACGCTGTTACAGTTGCTCGGGATATAGTTGAACGGGTTGAAAGGATGCGAAAAAATCTGGTTCCGGAAGGTATTAATCTTGTTGTCACCAGAAATGACGGCGACAAGGCTAATGCTGCGGTTAATCTGCTTATAGAGCATTTGGGGATCGCCATCTTTTCGGTTTTTCTGATTATAGCTTTTTTTCTCGGGATTAAGGAAGCCATTCTTATCAGCACAATGATTCCCCTGGTTTTAGGCCTGACTTTTGGTGTGAATTTTCTTTGCGGTCCAACCATTAACAGGCTTACTTTGTTCGGATTATTACTCTCTATGGGTATGCTTGTGGATGGTGCTATTGTGGTTGTTGAGAATATTCACCGGCATTATGAGAATATCCATAGTGGCGATAGACGATTGTCTGCGGTGCTGGCTACAAATGAAATAGGAAATCCAACCATTTTGGCAACTATTGCCATAATGCTGGTTATGTGGTCACTGATGGTCGTCACAGGTATGATCGGAAGATATTTTTATCCCATCGCATTCACTGTTCCGGTGGCAATGTTTATTTCTTTGCTGATGGCTTATATTGTAATACCATGGGCTTCAAACAGGTGGCTTGCGCCAAAGGCCAAACATAAAAAAGATGATAGCAGAAACGTTTTACAAGATACGTACAAACGTTTTCTTATGCTTATACTTGATCGACCAAAACGGTATATCTCCCTGTTCATCGTGGTAATTCTCCTGATTACATTCTCCATATTCCAGTCTGTTTGGCAGTTTGTCAGGCCCCAAGGCCCTGGCGGTGCCCTTTCCACTGGAGCTGTTTCCCTGATATTTCTTCCCAAAGATGACAAGAATACTTTCAACATTACTATAGATATGCCTGAATATACACCGGTGGAAGTTACAGACCGGCTGTCAAGAGAGATCGGGGAACTGCTTCGAACCAACAAATATATAATGAATTATCAGACATATATCGGAATGTCGGGTGTTGTAGACTTTACCGGCCTGTTTCGTGGTACAGGTAATAAAAAGGGACCGCATATTGCTGAGATCAGGGTCAATCTAATTAATAAAATCAAAAGGCATAAAACTTCAATAAAAATTGTCCGGGATCTGCGTCCATTAATTGAAAACCTGCAAAAAAAATATCCGGAAAGCGTAGTTCAACTGGTTGAAGATCCAGCGGGGCCCCCGGTAAAGGCAATGGTTCTGGCAGAAATATACGGCTCCGATTCCGATGTGTTACGTAAGCTTGCCGGGCAGGTGAAAGAAGAGTTCCGCAAAACCTATGATATTGTGGAAGTACATGACTCAGAGATTGAGGATGTGCCTCAATACAGGGTGGTCATAGATAAGGAAAAATCTGCCTTATCAGGAATAAACACCGCCCAGGTGGGAAATGCGTTGCGCAGGTTGATAGATGGAGAACTCCTTGGCAGGGTTCATATGTCTGGTGAAAAAAATTTAGTCCCTATCAAGCTTCATGTTCCCCGAAAATATCAGGTAGATCCTGTTTTGCTGGCCAAAATTTTTCTTACAAATAAAGATGGAAAAATGATTCCTCTGTCAGAATTGACTAAAGTCATCATATCCAGACGGGACAGACCAATATTTCATAAAGATAATGAACAGGTTGTCTATGTTGGAGCAGAGTTGGCCGGAACAGCTCCTGTTTATGCTGTTCTGGATCTTGATAAAAGGCTTGATCGCCTGGAGATCGAAAATGGTTCGAGGTTATCAACAGCAAACCTCAGACTGCAATCAGTTGTGCCTGATACAATAGACGGGTACAAGCTTTTATGGGATGGTGAAATCCGTTTGACTCTTGACATGTTCAGAGATTTATCCGCTGCTTTGGCTGTAGCTCTTTTATTTATCTACCTGCTGTTGGTAGGTTATTATAAATCTTTTACCCTGCCCATTGTTGCGATGGCTGCCGTACCACTTGGTATAGCAGGTATTTTTCCAGGGCACTGGCTTATGGGACAGCAGTTTACCGGAGCTTCCATGATTGGCGCCATAGCTCTGGCAGGTGTTGTTGTACGTAATTCACTCCTGCTGATCGATTTTGTAATTGATTATTTAAAAATGGGACTTCCTTTGCATGATGCTGTTTGTGAAGCATGTGCTATTCGTCTTCGCCCCATTTTTCTTACCGCTTTGGCGGTAGTCCTTGGAATTGCCATTATGCTGACGGATCCTGTTTTTGGAGGGCTTGCAATTACACTTATTTTCGGCACCATTGCCTCCACAATCCTTACGATAGCGACCATACCGGTATTAATCTATCTACTTTTTAAAACAAAGAGTTTTAAAGATTATGCGAATAAAGAGGAAATATAA
- a CDS encoding efflux RND transporter periplasmic adaptor subunit, translating to MIIKKYSDFFLYFIFFITILFSGGCSDDHTVYSRPPSKTYSLPVIEVRNKLIPSTYTTTGSVVSDISIEIASRISGFIQNITVREGEVVQKGRLLVTLDSADVEGAIRKAKAAVDKAAAALEDAKTDAERFSALFKRGSASDNALRKAKLQRDMAGDSLNEAQAAFQTALSQRNYINITCPVDGVVIARQKRNGDLATPGAPILTVESARGLLFETYVAEARVGDIHIGDKVEVIIDALDDALAGTVIRIVPSGDPVTRRYQVKIALPEALRLFPGMFGRVHFIIGEEQVMLVPKKSLICRGGLDGVFVLAGDNRISFRWLRTARQLNGYLEVKAGLRPGERIVAIAQPDLRNHDLVNPDLINSGIAINE from the coding sequence ATGATTATAAAAAAATATTCCGATTTCTTTTTATATTTTATTTTTTTTATTACAATTTTATTTTCCGGGGGCTGTTCCGATGATCATACAGTCTATTCCAGGCCCCCTTCCAAAACATATTCCCTGCCGGTCATAGAGGTGCGAAACAAACTGATACCTTCTACCTACACAACCACCGGTTCGGTAGTTTCGGATATTTCCATTGAGATAGCTTCCCGCATTAGCGGATTTATTCAAAATATTACAGTCCGGGAAGGGGAGGTCGTGCAAAAAGGCCGGCTCCTGGTGACCCTGGACAGCGCCGACGTTGAAGGCGCTATACGAAAGGCGAAGGCCGCGGTGGATAAAGCTGCAGCCGCCCTGGAGGATGCCAAAACGGATGCGGAACGTTTTTCCGCGCTTTTCAAACGCGGAAGCGCTTCGGATAATGCCTTGCGAAAAGCCAAATTGCAGCGTGATATGGCCGGGGACAGCCTCAATGAGGCCCAGGCGGCTTTTCAAACCGCGTTGTCCCAACGCAATTATATTAATATCACCTGCCCGGTGGACGGTGTTGTTATAGCAAGGCAAAAGAGGAACGGCGACCTTGCCACTCCCGGCGCTCCGATCCTGACCGTGGAATCGGCCCGGGGGCTGCTCTTTGAAACTTATGTGGCTGAAGCCAGGGTAGGGGATATCCATATAGGCGATAAGGTCGAAGTTATAATTGACGCTCTCGATGATGCTTTGGCCGGAACAGTAATCCGGATAGTCCCCTCCGGTGATCCTGTCACCCGGCGTTATCAGGTCAAAATCGCCCTTCCTGAAGCCCTGAGACTTTTCCCGGGCATGTTCGGACGCGTTCATTTTATAATAGGTGAAGAACAAGTTATGCTTGTTCCTAAAAAGTCTCTGATCTGCCGCGGCGGCCTTGATGGTGTTTTTGTGCTTGCCGGGGATAACAGGATCAGTTTCAGATGGCTGCGAACAGCACGTCAGTTGAACGGCTACCTGGAGGTCAAGGCCGGCCTGCGCCCGGGTGAACGGATTGTAGCTATTGCTCAGCCTGATTTGCGGAACCACGACCTTGTCAATCCCGATCTTATTAATTCAGGGATCGCAATCAATGAATAA